The Halanaerobiales bacterium genome includes the window TAAAAAAGTAAGAAAACAGGTTGAAAAAACCCAGAAAGAGTATTATTTAAAGGAAAAAATGAAAGCAATAAAAAATGAACTTGGTGATGGAGAAGAAAATAGTGAAATAAAAAAATATAAGGAAAAAATGGAAGAAATTAATCTTCCAGAAGTTGTAGAAGAAAAATTAAGTGAAGAAATCGAAAAATTAGCGAAAACTCCTAATATGTCACCAGAAGCTACAGTTATTAGAAATTATCTTGATTGTGTTTTAGATTTACCCTGGGATCAGGAAAAAGATGATAAAATTGATCTTAGTGAAGCAGAAGATATTTTAAATGAAGACCACTATGGCCTGGAAGATGTAAAAGAAAGAATACTGGAATTTTTAGCTGTTAAAAAAATAGCAAGTAAGAAAAAAAGTCCTATTTTATGTCTGGTAGGTGCTCCGGGAGTAGGTAAAACTTCATTAGGTAAATCTGTAGCTAGAGCCCTAAATAGAGATTTTGTTAGATTATCTTTAGGTGGAGTTAGAGATGAAGCCGAGATAAAAGGGCACAGAAGAACCTATATTGGATCCAGACCGGGTAGAATTATTAATGCAATGAGAGATGCCGGTAGTAAAAATCCAGTATTTTTACTTGATGAAGTTGATAAAATGTCTGCTGATTTTAGAGGAGATCCAGCTTCTGCACTTCTTGAAGTATTGGACCCTGAACAAAATACTGATTTTTCTGATCATTATCTAGAATTACCTTTTGATCTATCTCAGGTTTTATTTATTACAACTGCAAATGTAACCCAGACTATTCCTGCACCACTACTGGATAGAATGGAACTAATTCAGCTTCCTGGCTACACAGAACACGAAAAAACTAAAATAGCTCAAAATTATCTAATTCCTAGAATTATTGATGAACATGGACTTTCTGAAGACCAAATAAATATTTCTGAAAATGCAGTAGCAAAAATAATTCAAAATTATACCAGAGAAGCAGGAGTTAGAGATCTGGAAAGAAAAATTTCTGCTATTACGCGAAAGGTAAGTAAAGAAATTATCGAAGGAAGAGATAAAACTGCTCGTATCTCAACCAGAAGTTTAGAGAAATATTTAGGAGTTCCTAAATACAAAAACAAGGAAAGTGAAAAAGAAAATAGAATTGGGGTTGCTACTGGTATGGCCTATAATCAGGCCGGTGGCGATATTTTAGATATAGAGGTTGCTGTTTTACCTGGTAAAGGTGAATTAACTTTAACAGGTTCTTTAGGAGATGTAATGCAGGAATCTGCTAGAGCGGCTTTAAGTTATATTCGATCAAAAAATAAGGAACTTAATTTACCTGATGATTTTCATAAAGAAAATGATATACACATTCATGTTCCTCAAGGAGCAGTTCCTAAAGATGGTCCTTCAGCAGGAATAACTATTGCTCTGGCTGTTGCTTCAGCTTTAACTGAAAGACCGATAAGAGGAGATTATGCAATGACAGGTGAAATTAGTTTAAGAGGTAGAGTTTTAGCTGTAGGTGGAATAAAAACAAAAATTCTAGCTGCCAGAAGAGCTGGTATAACTAATATAATTTTACCTGAAAAAAACGAAAAAAATCTAAAAGAAATACCTG containing:
- the lon gene encoding endopeptidase La encodes the protein MPKDIDFEDIEIKEEQDIDLDDELELPLLASRGIVVFPNMVIPLLVGRDKSIEAIEEAMMRDKKIFIASQKKEEIEDPDEDDIYRVGTIAEVKQLIKLPNGMIKVIVEGLKRAEILEYLSKEEYFSVHANVFNDLEKEVDNELKALMRTVVNDFQEYIKYNKNLPAEIMMTVTNIEKAGRLADIISSHMELKFKQEQKLLESIDVEERLEKLLEILKDEIEILQIEQQLNKKVRKQVEKTQKEYYLKEKMKAIKNELGDGEENSEIKKYKEKMEEINLPEVVEEKLSEEIEKLAKTPNMSPEATVIRNYLDCVLDLPWDQEKDDKIDLSEAEDILNEDHYGLEDVKERILEFLAVKKIASKKKSPILCLVGAPGVGKTSLGKSVARALNRDFVRLSLGGVRDEAEIKGHRRTYIGSRPGRIINAMRDAGSKNPVFLLDEVDKMSADFRGDPASALLEVLDPEQNTDFSDHYLELPFDLSQVLFITTANVTQTIPAPLLDRMELIQLPGYTEHEKTKIAQNYLIPRIIDEHGLSEDQINISENAVAKIIQNYTREAGVRDLERKISAITRKVSKEIIEGRDKTARISTRSLEKYLGVPKYKNKESEKENRIGVATGMAYNQAGGDILDIEVAVLPGKGELTLTGSLGDVMQESARAALSYIRSKNKELNLPDDFHKENDIHIHVPQGAVPKDGPSAGITIALAVASALTERPIRGDYAMTGEISLRGRVLAVGGIKTKILAARRAGITNIILPEKNEKNLKEIPDRVKKDINIEFVDHMDDVLELILLEGSKDENK